In the Malassezia vespertilionis chromosome 1, complete sequence genome, one interval contains:
- a CDS encoding uncharacterized protein (EggNog:ENOG503P69S; COG:S) — MATCDAAAMHHGRALVRHGTRRTYTAHAGVGAVRAALEARDVDAVAASIQQPAMPRADVLQGWRFLTEYLHSTAPCTRSRRIAQSVAMHDVSEGPCKLPEALVSLRLAASLHTAPSLAAFTSVRAQHAHWTPSPQDWDMVLCTLARARHGDTRACWEAMQHANIAPSASGVHLYIAATAPNAPAATLDAIVDEIGVAIDRVSLSVLLQAYCKRIVAHDTADLGRARRVAEALRVALGGAQDRVGWNTWLQYMALVQSMENVLEHAHRAGVQHAFKADSFTFSILAEGYARSGQVQTCDDALRIVERIQNTIHVRPGRIAASIFLKAILRTADPFPLHPHALFEAHSFFDEVRHLYNIQPDPAMVQPLVEAHCSAFVPDLDAACALLRVFVASLPPKLAFFRWRTAPHKIPKADLGLYYPILLACARMKNLPRALLLLSAMASHKLRVPSHAAHTLLHKLWQACTTYKQAWDMYTAVHALRSFDATTYARVLAHFCKLRLAASLESSIIPPPPVYALHMLADMRAAHMHPTAQTYTVLLNFFAKSERATEAIVQATHELIKRDVQLEPDLILINALMNAYNHVDAPVKVLGIWDSLVVLCTNTNSAHYLDDVSLAIVCDTCGRAGMLGAARRAVRTVQQLERARKGTLYSKTAQDAWVECLARCGHLEEAAHVALDEMEAPDAKTLQTLLKFAASAQGDVGGDVRFQEMRTRVRTKYPGVWGDVCSIE, encoded by the coding sequence ATGGCTACgtgcgacgctgctgctaTGCACCATGGACGTGCGCTCGTGCGGCATGGCACGCGGCGTACGTACACAGCGCATGCCGGAGTAggtgcggtgcgtgcggcgcttgaagcgcgcgacgtggACGCAGTGGCTGCGAGCATTCAACAGCCTGCAATGCCACGCGCTGACGTGCTCCAAGGCTGGCGGTTTTTGACCGAGTACTTGCATagcaccgcgccgtgcacacgttcgcggcgcatcgcgcagtCGGTAGCAATGCACGACGTGAGCGAGGGGCCTTGTAAGCTCCCCGAAGCACTTGTATCtctgcgccttgccgcaTCGCTACACacggcgccgtcgctggcCGCATTCACCTcggtgcgtgcacagcacgcGCACTGGACGCCATCGCCGCAGGACTGGGACATGGTgctgtgcacgcttgcgcgtgcacgtCATGGCGATACACGTGCGTGCTGGGAGGCcatgcagcacgccaaCATTGCACCCAGCGCTTCTGGCGTACACCTGTACATTGCTGCCACTGCACCCAATGCACCTGCGGCCACGCTTGACGCGATTGTCGACGAAATTGGCGTGGCGATTGACCGTGTAAGCCTGAGTGTTTTATTGCAAGCGTACTGCAAACGCATCGTGGCGCACGACACAGCCGATctgggccgtgcgcggcgcgtcgcggaggCGTTGCGTGTTGCTTTGGGCGGGGCGCAGGATAGAGTTGGTTGGAATACATGGCTCCAGTACATGGCCCTTGTACAAAGTATGGAAAATGTGCTGGAGCACGCGCATAGAGCTGGTGTGCAGCACGCATTCAAAGCGGACAGTTTTACTTTTTCCATACTTGCGGAGGGATatgcacgcagcggccaAGTGCAGACatgcgacgatgcgctgcgcatcgtggAACGTATTCAAAACACAATTCATGTCCGGCCCGGGCGCATTGCGGCTTCGATTTTTCTCAAGGCCATTTTGCGCACCGCCGATCCTTTTCCGTTGCACCCCCATGCGCTCTTTGAGGCGCACTCGTTTTTCGACGAGGTACGCCACTTGTACAACATTCAGCCTGATCCAGCCATGGTCCAGCCGCTTGTAGAGGCGCACTGCTCGGCATTTGTTCCCGATCTTGAcgcggcatgcgcgcttttgcgcgtaTTTGTTGCGTCCCTTCCTCCCAAGCTGGCCTTCTTCCGCTGGCGCACCGCTCCTCACAAGATACCCAAGGCGGACCTTGGCTTATACTACCCAATTTTGCTtgcatgtgcgcgcatGAAGAATCTGCCACGCGCATTGCTGCTGCTCTCTGCGATGGCGTCCCACAAACTCCGCGTTCCttcgcacgctgcacatACACTTCTGCACAAATTGTGGCAGGCCTGCACCACGTACAAGCAGGCGTGGGACATGTACACTGCCGTGCATGCTCTGCGGTCGTTTGATGCGACAACCTATGCGCGCGTCCTTGCGCATTTCTGCAAgttgcgcttggccgcATCGCTCGAGAGCAGTATAATTCCACCGCCGCCCGTGTACGCACTGCATATGTTGGCGGatatgcgcgcggcgcatatGCATCCCACCGCGCAGACGTACACCGTGCTACTGAACTTTTTTGCCAAGTCAGAGCGCGCAACGGAAGCCATTGTCCAAGCAACGCACGAGCTCATCAAGCGAGACGTGCAGCTCGAGCCAGACTTGATCCTGATCAATGCGCTGATGAATGCGTACAATCATGTCGACGCACCGGTCAAGGTGCTTGGGATTTGGGATTCGCTCGTGGTGCTATGTACCAATACGAACTCTGCACACTATCTCGACGATGTATCACTCGCGATTGTATGCGACACTTGCGGGCGTGCAGGCATGctcggtgctgcgcgccgtgctgtgcGTACAGTCCAGCAgttggagcgtgcgcgtAAAGGCACATTGTACTCTAAGACTGCACAAGACGCATGGGTCGAGTgtctcgcgcgctgcggccaCCTCGAGGAAGCTGCACACGTAGCTTTGGACGAGATGGAGGCGCCAGATGCCAAGACGCTGCAGACCCTTTTGAAATTCGCCGCATCCGCGCAAGGCGACGTGGGAGGCGATGTACGTTTCCAAGAGATGCGCACGCGTGTGCGCACAAAGTATCCGGGAGTATGGGGCGACGTATGTAGCATAGAATAG
- a CDS encoding uncharacterized protein (EggNog:ENOG503NYXY; COG:J) yields MGTEHATRPAFLPGQPLPVPSDTNASVGDGVYAKDGVFRASRMGHFESDGNATLLSVRGERPPLVIPRPESTIFGRVTRVMPRQATVSILVVDGLPCGGALNAAGASTNRAAGEGIDGADFQGILRQQDVRSTEKDSVVLSQCFRPGDILRAVVISLGDARSYYLSTAGNHLGVVHAVSSDPDMCGSLGWAPSARAMQPISWKEMADPVTGMVEPRKCAKPDWL; encoded by the exons ATGGGGACCGAGCATGCGACGCGGCCAGCGTTCCTTCCCGGGCAGCCGCTGCCGGTGCCGAGCGATACAAACGCGAGCGTAGGAGATGGTGTGTATGCAAAGGATGGTGTTTTTCGAGCGAGCCGTATGGGCCATTTCGAGAGCGACGGCAACGCAACTCTTCTttccgtgcgcggcgagcgacCGCCCCTTGTGATTCCGCGCCCAGAGAGTACG ATATTTGGTCGTGTAACACGCGTGATGCCTCGCCAAGCCACCGTCTCGATCCTTGTTGTCGACGGCCTGCCTTGTGGCGGCGCACTCAACGCTGCAGGCGCCTCGACGAACCGTGCAGCGGGTGAAGGGATCGATGGTGCTGATTTCCAAGGTATTTTGCGGCAGCAGGATGTGCGGAGCACGGAAAAAGATAGCGTGGTGCTAAGCCAATGTTTCCGTCCTGGCGATATTCTTCGCGCCGTGGTCATCTCtcttggcgatgcgcgctcCTACTATCTTTCCACGGCCGGCAATCACCTCGGCGTCGTGCATGCGGTAAGCAGTGATCCAGATATGTGCGGATCTTTGGGATGGGCGCCATCAGcacgcgcgatgcagccCATTTCTTGGAAGGAAATGGCGGATCCCGTCACCGGCATGgtcgagccgcgcaagtgTGCCAAGCCAGATTGGCTTTGA
- the LTV1 gene encoding Protein ltv1 (BUSCO:EOG09262VVF; EggNog:ENOG503P01A; COG:S), which produces MRKSIWRQPHATHFQVVHRSQRDQNFEAGPHVLKSVTPLNDRKGKSRADLAKEDPSLAHEDPNSTHRKNLGEAALYGIYYEDTDYDYMQHLRPVGDTENSRHGGMDEVDDTDTIWIPSSKPEPKPAPFALKEGEEAKQDNGLLLPASVFASEEKPYSHTAQFDEDPMLQGLQPDMDPHLRQTLEALEDDAFVDDGLGDNFFGDLLQDGAWDGKRGQDDTWRDEAPEGDAIYMDMAERARRERDALQAQGGSSALDELSLAARVALFKQQQASAAPDDSSDTEYASEARDDVHSLASFGRHARPAGSVSSTGSALGGIGKPGALARRAASTRAASEGGASSVWSMSSSSMARNKGLTELDEQFDRVLKTYDEAEDDAFFDEDEAETRGDFDSIMDEFLDTQEVIAGKLKQRLGARDATWDEKLDILRKELGEAHLTDNNEDASSPAAENPFLNPSIIGRDREKWDVQTIQSTKTNLENHPRTIVASSVGANTRHTPKCIVDPRAKHEADKIPKIRIDARTGVPRVVGYTHSASAPPKEVHGESEEDYSSDTGTCTHILTSVPVTIKRDRNESAEARRARKEAVKQQKQARREEKAATKHIFQEERKRQLHAERRQVESMGGGPAVHLA; this is translated from the coding sequence ATGCGCAAATCCATTTGGCGCCAGCCGCATGCGACGCACTTCCAAGTTGTGCACcgctcgcagcgcgacCAGAACTTTGAGGCCGGACCTCATGTACTTAAATCTGTCACTCCCCTGAATGATCGTAAAGGCAAGAGCCGCGCGGACCTTGCCAAAGAGGACCCTTCGCTCGCCCACGAAGATCCGAATTCGACGCACCGCAAAAATCTCGGCGAGGCGGCATTGTACGGCATATACTATGAGGACACCGACTATGACTATATGCAGCATTTGCGCCCGGTTGGCGATACGGAGAACAGCCGGCATGGCGGCATGGACGAAGTAGACGATACGGATACAATTTGGATTCCATCCAGCAAGCCCGAGCCAAAACCAGCGCCGTTTGCTCTGAAAGAGGGGGAGGAAGCGAAGCAGGATAACGGACTTTTGCTCCCGGCCTCGGTATTTGCGTCGGAAGAAAAACCATACTCGCATACCGCACAGTTTGACGAGGATCCGATGCTGCAAGGCCTGCAGCCAGACATGGATCCTCACTTGCGCCAAACACTCGAGGCCTTGGAAGATGATGCGTTTGTCGATGATGGCCTGGGCGACAACTTTTTCGGCGACCTTCTTCAGGACGGCGCATGGGatggcaagcgcggccaAGACGATACTTGGCGTGACGAGGCGCCGGAAGGAGATGCTATTTATATGGATATGGCTgagcgcgcacggcgcgagcgcgatgctttgcaagcgcaaggaggTAGCAGCGCCCTTGATGAGCTGAGTCTTGCTGCACGTGTCGCGCTTTTtaagcagcagcaagccagcgccgctcccGACGACAGTTCCGACACAGAGTATGCGAgtgaagcgcgcgacgatgtgcACTCCCTTGCGAGTTTTGGCCGCCATGCACGGCCCGCAGGCTCCGTATCCTCGACAGGCTCGGCGCTTGGGGGTATTGGCAAGCCCGGTGCacttgcacgccgcgctgcgtcgaCACGCGCTGCCAGCGAAGGCGGTGCTTCCTCGGTGTGGTCCatgagcagctcgtcgatgGCGCGCAACAAAGGCCTCACGGAACTGGACGAGCAATTTGACCGCGTATTGAAAACGTACGACGAGGCAGAGGATGATGCATTTTTTGACGAAGATGAAGCAGAGACGCGTGGTGACTTTGACTCGATTATGGACGAATTTCTCGATACCCAAGAAGTCATCGCTGGGAAGCTCAAACagcgacttggcgcgcgcgatgcgacGTGGGACGAGAAACTCGATATTCTACGCAAGGAGCTGGGCGAGGCACACCTTACTGACAACAACGAGGACGCATCCTCTCCTGCAGCCGAGAATCCATTTCTAAATCCAAGCATCATTGGACGCGATCGGGAAAAGTGGGACGTGCAGACGATCCAATCGACAAAAACCAACCTGGAGAACCACCCTCGCACGATTGTTGCGAGTAGCGTCGGTGCAAACACGCGCCACACGCCGAAATGCATTGTCGAcccgcgcgcaaagcatgAGGCGGACAAGATACCCAAAATTcgcatcgatgcacgcacgggCGTGCCTCGTGTCGTTGGATATACGCAtagcgcaagcgcgccgccaaaggaAGTACACGGCGAGAGCGAAGAGGACTATTCCAGCGATACCGGTACGTGCACACATATACTCACCTCAGTGCCCGTGACCATCAAGCGCGACCGCAATGAATCCGCagaagcgcgacgagctcgcaAAGAGGCTGTCAAGCAGCAGAaacaggcgcgccgcgaagaaAAAGCTGCGACAAAGCACATCTTCCAGGAAgaacgcaagcgccagcTGCATGCAGAGCGCCGCCAAGTCGAgagcatgggcggcggTCCTGCCGTACACCTCGCATAG
- a CDS encoding uncharacterized protein (COG:S; EggNog:ENOG503P6JK): MAQVYGSRKAVNDVGAPKKVLPEGRSHRVRSSADAAKVQRDYDAIRAGARPLPAKEEPVLEPRKPRRSLREPTVMEEDEEEVERLRRRRQRREERRELEQQMVYKDAERSHSADARRSRPSSRNSSLDVFHEATEQHPRARQSRAPRRSAMPVSTPGAAGLMENASVCDRESTIADDVTLAAQDPPQSNRHRKLASVPQGQVNLMKEGRLFSMNGIDNLTLLMEDDAYQPVCYSIYMFKTELDYLTVRDFFEVLAQLYPKYRYVVDFNPYAATGRDRKKRKEHARLFGATEEEKQAHREEHSEAARSGRIPFNSGPRNWYSKSLKAGSWFRPAQWRIDDDFHVSENINVLNCGGDSSDDVLFDIAGRFLSRHFNFNKPIWEALLVRGLNTVEGAKSALMIKIHHCFSDGQGMIQSYHAALTAMSKNVGIKEVQQWVDVAMRKKEAGQNRIKPTMGGTLSHICYVTRELYFRRRKTFLYRDPKQRRVTGRLYYHSDGIPMKDIALIRDAFPLANMHLTVNDVAVALLARAMQVTAIKMGSQSKADSRAALFVPVSRRPIGDWELFNYTTGAMAWVPYPDLDKTSIEEQLLHVNKEMKRMKRSYLPSIWYNLFYTYCKARVLFLPNYPGWRQLFFRAFSEYHVATNVPGPTEPVSFGKHEAYSYHVLPPSSPGKATMAIGMISYASLFSLAVSCDNVPEFKQLPLLLCESFQESAAAMIQAAKEKLGRV, encoded by the coding sequence ATGGCGCAAGTGTATGGCAGCCGCAAGGCAGTGAATGACGTAGGCGCGCCGAAGAAAGTGCTACCTGAAGGAAGATCACACCGTGTGCGCTCTTCTGCAGATGCCGCCAAGGTGCAACGCGATTATGATGCTAtccgcgctggcgcgcgcccgTTACCGGCCAAAGAAGAACCAGTGCTCGAGCCAcgcaagccgcgccgctcgctgcgcgagcctACTGTGATGGAAgaggacgaagaagaggTGGAGCGGTTGCGGCGTCGCCGACAAAGACGCGAAGAAAGGCGTGAATTGGAGCAGCAAATGGTTTACAAGGACGCCGAGCGCTCCCAcagcgccgatgcgcgccgatCGCGTCCAAGTTCGCGCAACTCTTCTTTGGATGTGTTTCACGAAGCTACGGAGCAACACcctcgcgcacgccaaTCTCGtgctccgcgccgcagtgcaATGCCAGTGTCTACgcccggcgctgcagggCTTATGGAGAATGCATCCGTGTGCGACCGCGAAAGCACTATTGCAGACGACGTGACGCTTGCTGCTCAGGATCCCCCACAGAGCAACCGCCATCGTAAGCTTGCTTCTGTCCCGCAGGGCCAAGTGAATTTGATGAAGGAAGGGCGCCTGTTTAGCATGAATGGCATTGACAACCTCACACTGCTCATGGAAGACGACGCATACCAGCCAGTGTGCTATTCCATTTACATGTTTAAAACCGAGCTGGACTACCTCACtgtgcgcgacttttttgaagtgcttgcacagctgtACCCTAAATACAGGTACGTGGTCGACTTTAACCCCTACGCTGCCACGGGCCGTGAccgcaagaagcgcaaagaaCATGCGCGTCTCTTCGGCGCCACCGAAGAGGAAAAGCAGGCGCACAGGGAGGAGCACAGcgaagctgcgcgctcTGGCCGCATCCCATTCAACTCCGGTCCGCGCAATTGGTACTCCAAGAGCTTGAAAGCTGGCTCCTGGTTCCGCCCTGCGCAGTGGCGCATTGACGATGATTTCCATGTGTCGGAAAACATCAACGTGCTCAACTGCGGCGGCGATAGCAGTGACGACGTGCTTTTCGACATTGCTGGCCGTTTCCTCTCGCGCCACTTTAACTTCAACAAGCCTATCTGGGAGGCACTTCTTGTTCGTGGTCTCAACACCGTGGAAGGCGCCAAAAGCGCGCTGATGATCAAAATTCACCACTGCTTTTCGGATGGCCAGGGTATGATCCAGTCGTACCACGCGGCACTCACCGCGATGTCGAAAAACGTCGGCATTAAGGAGGTGCAGCAGTGGGTAGATGTAGCCATGCGCAAGAAGGAGGCGGGACAAAACAGAATCAAGCCTACGATGGGCGGCACACTGTCCCATATCTGCTATGTTACTCGCGAGCTTTACTTCCGCCGGCGCAAGACATTTTTGTACCGCGATCCGAAGCAGCGTCGCGTCACTGGCCGCCTATACTACCACTCGGATGGCATTCCCATGAAAGATATTGCGCTTATCCGCGACGCATTTCCCTTGGCAAATATGCATCTTACGGTGAATGACGTTGCGGTTGCATTGttggcgcgtgcaatgcaAGTCACTGCAATCAAGATGGGGTCGCAAAGCAAAGCGGATagtcgcgccgcgctttttgTGCCCGtctcgcgccgcccaatTGGCGATTGGGAGCTGTTTAACTACACCACTGGTGCGATGGCGTGGGTGCCGTACCCTGACCTAGACAAGACCTCGATTGAAGAACAGTTGCTGCATGTGAATAAGGAAATGAAGCGCATGAAGCGCTCCTATCTACCTTCGATCTGGTACAACTTGTTCTACACGTATTGCAAGGCACGCGTCCTTTTTTTGCCCAATTATCCTGGATGGCGCCAGTTGTTTTTCCGCGCGTTTAGCGAGTACCATGTCGCGACAAACGTCCCGGGACCTACTGAGCCCGTGTCGTTTGGCAAACACGAAGCATACAGCTACCATGTGCTTCCGCCGAGTTCTCCAGGGAAGGCTACAATGGCAATCGGTATGATCAGCTATGCGTCGCTCTTTTCCCTGGCCGTCTCGTGCGATAATGTGCCAGAGTTCAAACAGCTTCCCTTGCTACTCTGTGAATCGTTCCAGGAGAGTGCTGCGGCCATGATTCAAGCGGCAAAGGAGAAGCTTGGGCGTGTGTAA
- a CDS encoding dihydrolipoyllysine-residue acetyltransferase (EggNog:ENOG503NVAH; COG:I), whose product MNTVLRLHALAVAKRSAALCKGPAVWTRNAGVARLHNSARLADLQKFTMPAMSPTMEDGGIASWKKNEGDAFQSGDVILEVETDKATMEVEAQDDGVLAKIVMPAGSKHVPVNSTIAIIAEEGDDLSGADELAKQAEKESASAASSSGSEDEPAEKDKGEEEPKKQKDAPAPAPPKPDTSAQKSSNDAPIERIFATPIARRLAQERGIPLRDVKGTGPEGRILKEDIEKFTGSSAAASGPAAPAEASYTDVPLSNMRRTIAKRLTESKTSVPDYYVSVDIDMDKVNQLRSLFNRASAERINDAEKARAAKLSVNDFLIKAAAIALQQVPAVNSSWHGDFIREHQVQDISMAVSTPNGLITPIVRNAGAIGLAGISAQSKSLAVKARDGKLKPEEYQGGTFTISNMGMMGVSNFTAIINPPQSCILAIGATQDKIVPDDASEKGWRKAPIMTATISSDHRVVDGATSAQWMQAFKNALENPLSFML is encoded by the exons ATGAACACTGtactgcgcttgcacgcactAGCTGtggcgaagcgcagcgcggctcTTTGCAAAGGCCCGGCCGTGTGGACGAGAAATGCTGGTGTTGCGCGGCTTCACAACagtgcgcgccttgcggaTCTGCAAAAGTTTACCATGCCTGCCATGAGCCCGACCATGGAGGATGGCGGGATTGCGTCGTGGAAGAAAAACGAGGGCGACGCGTTTCAATCGGGTGATGTTATTTTGGAGGTC GAAACCGATAAGGCCACCATGGAAGTCGAGGCCCAGGACGACGGCGTGCTGGCCAAGATTGTGATGCCTGCTGGCTCCAAGCACGTCCCGGTCAACTCCACTATTGCGATCATCGCCGAGGAGGGCGATGATCTCTCCGGTGCTgacgagcttgccaagcaaGCCGAGAAAGAGTCTGCCTCAGCTGCCTCCTCGTCCGGTTCGGAGGACGAGCCTGCGGAAAAGGACAAGGGTGAGGAGGAGCCCAAGAAGCAGAAGGAcgcacctgcacctgcgccgcccaagccCGACACATCCGCGCAAAAGTCCAGCAATGATGCGCCCATTGAGCGCATATTTGCTACGCCGATTGCTCGCCGCCTTGCCCAAGAGCGCGGTATTCCTTTGCGCGACGTCAAGGGCACTGGCCCCGAAGGACGCATCCTAAAAGAGGATATTGAAAAGTTTACCGGCTCCTCGGCCGCTGCGTCTGggcctgctgcgcctgctgaAGCTTCTTACACGGATGTGCCACTCTCCAACATGCGCCGTACGATAGCCAAGCGCCTTACCGAGTCCAAAACAAGCGTCCCAGACTATTATGTCTCTGTGGATATCGACATGGACAAGGTTAACCAGCTGCGCTCCTTGTTTAACCGCGCGTCTGCAGAGCGCATCAACGATGCTGAAaaagcacgcgccgccaaacTGAGCGTCAACGACTTTTTGATAAAGGCTGCTGCGATTGCACTGCAGCAGGTTCCTGCTGTCAACTCGTCGTGGCACGGCGACTTTATTCGCGAGCACCAAGTCCAGGATATCAGCATGGCCGTATCAACGCCCAACGGCCTCATCACGCCCATTGTGCGCAACGCTGGCGCGATTGGCCTTGCTGGCATTTCCGCACAGAGCAAGTCGCTCGCTGTTaaggcgcgcgatggaAAGCTGAAGCCGGAAGAGTACCAGGGTGGCACGTTCACCATATCGAACATGGGCATGATGGGCGTGTCTAATTTTACTGCTATTATTAACCCGCCACAGAGCTGCATTCTTGCCattggcgcgacgcaggaCAAGATTGTGCCAGATGATGCTTCGGAAAAGGGATGGCGCAAGGCACCGATCATGACGGCGACCATCTCTTCGGACCACCGTGTTGTGGACGGCGCTACATCTGCGCAGTGGATGCAGGCATTCAAGAATGCACTCGAAAATCCCTTGTCGTTTATGCTGTAG
- a CDS encoding uncharacterized protein (COG:L; EggNog:ENOG503P88D), which yields MGEASAAVDRMCASIQRALRGVPLSVEWMTECVSHLQALDPTLKEDDKELYNAVYTQLLVSDLHDSMKHGTLTEQGTLPPTALVQLVEMSDVGVSAQSMLDAIHARRAESEPRPLLRGMLRLKLSDGFCRNPLVAYEHMRIPALAMLDTPLGTKLLLKQPPMEQGVLLLSAASVDVLGGALVDLAKDCDDVALERALQAQLGRVPSAHVQEPVLEATSSTLVHRVTPPLAHEPSSDVWDVEAEQALMEAELAASIPPSNSTHAKSPVPSTQSQQSALLRELHETPVLPHSQCSSPASSTLLREHRELKIPSKRPPPDTIVVSSDTDTDTDTDTDTPHCISDASS from the exons ATGGGCgaggcaagcgcggcggtggatcgcatgtgcgcgagcattcagcgcgcgcttAGGGGCGTACCGCTGAGCGTGGAGTGGAT GACCGAATGTGTGTCCCACCTGCAAGCGCTCGATCCAACGCTCAAGGAGGACGACAAGGAGCTGTACAATGCTGTATATACGCAGCTGCTTGTGTCCGACTTGCACGATTCCATGAAGCACGGGACGCTTACAGAGCAGGGCACTCTTCCGCCCACAGCTCTTGTCCAGCTCGTGGAAATGAGCGATGTGGGCGTATCAGCGCAGTCGATGCTCGATGCAATacatgcgcgacgtgccgaATCCGAGCCGCggccgcttttgcgcggtATGCTGCGCCTCAAACTGAGCGACGGTTTCTGCAGGAATCCGCTTGTTGCTTACGAGCATATGCGGATTCCTGCGTTGGCCATGCTGGATACCCCACTTGGCACCAAGCTCCTGCTGAAGCAGCCGCCGATGGAGCAAGGCGTGCTTTTGCTGAGTGCTGCGTCGGTTGATGTACTGGGCGGTGCGCTTGTTGACCTTGCGAAGGATTGTGACGATGTGGCACTGGAGCGCGCACTCCAGGCGCAATTAGGCCGCGTGCCGTCCGCGCATGTGCAAGAGCCTGTGCTCGAAGCGACATCCAGCACGCTTGTGCACCGTGTGACGCCGCCACTTGCGCATGAACCAAGCTCCGATGTATGGGACGTTGAGGCTGAGCAGGCGCTGATGGAAGCTGAGCTTGCGGCTTCCATACCCCCCTCCAATTCCACGCACGCCAAATCCCCAGTGCCCTCCACACAGAGCCAACAgtctgcgctgctgcgcgagctgcacgaAACGCCCGTGCTCCCCCACTCACAATGCTCGAGCCCTGCCTCTTCTAcgctcctgcgcgagcaTCGCGAGCTCAAAATACCTTCTAAACGACCCCCTCCTGATACCATTGTCGTCTCCTCCGACACCGACACCGACACCGACACCGACACCGACACGCCCCATTGTATTTCCGACGCGTCTTCCTAG
- a CDS encoding uncharacterized protein (EggNog:ENOG503P395), which produces MPSNRRGDKMRNAATQEALRSSMRYRHGAVITKGGKILGQGYNHVRTGFSGPLAAHNSVELPAKDAAPPCEDCQGCMNDEHADALANFAPRQTYFSMHAEMHCITSALRGARPNLSRSSVMLGPSATAPEDLDADDLASKLGALAFSNANANAPKMPAGSRSSDAPTSARMSAADLKTKCSRALVEGAKREQQRIALATQDKWRHGRGRWVGNYEEQRLRSEYHAFRARRLEQRKQEKRDRKARGARAMSSGGSASSDTTQESQSSISEPGTPSPVDRTSASDNTKDQKCNYLAYRRISSAHTRAREEQLCDSRLRGADLYVVRLLQDAESKAKAKEQRRRYQYRTAGPGLMHAVQNVAPRYADSRPCWRCLEWMWWAGIKRVYWTSVEGVWHGGKVAELLFGTPTIDALHSGASLVPVHLTQYEHAAALRHRQRRDA; this is translated from the exons ATGCCAAGCAATAGAAGAGGCGACAAGATGCGCAATGCCGCGACGCAAGAGGCTCTTCGCAGCTCTATGCGGTACCGGCACGGTGCAGTAATAACCAAAGGCGGTAAAATCCTTGGGCAGGGTTACAACCATGTGCGGACTGGTTTTAGCGGACCCCTCGCAGCGCACAACTCCGTAGAGCTCCCTGCAaaggacgcggcgccgccgtgcgaGGACTGCCAGGGCTGCATGAATGATGAGCATGCagatgcgcttgccaactttgcgccgcgacaaACCTACTTTAGCATGCACGCCGAGATGCACTGCATCACTTCTGCactccgcggcgcgcgcccaaatctctcgcgcagcagtgtCATGCTGGGCCCCAGCGCCACCGCGCCCGAGGACCTTGATGCAGATGACCTTGCCTCCAAACTCGGAGCGCTTGCCTTTTCAAATGCGAATGCAAATGCGCCCAAAATGCCCGCTGGCTcccgcagcagcgacgcacccACGTCGGCCCGCATGTCTGCGGCCGACCTAAAGACCAAGTGCAGCCGTGCTTTGGTTGAGGGTGCGAAGcgggagcagcagcgcatcgctttGGCCACGCAGGACAAGTGGC GGCACGGGCGTGGCCGCTGGGTTGGAAATTATGAAGAGCAGCGTTTGCGCTCTGAATACCATGcgtttcgcgcgcggcgacttgagcagcgcaagcaggagAAGAGGGACAGAAAGGCGCGCGGAGCACGCGCTATGAGCTCGGGCGGCAGTGCGTCGAGCGACACAACCCAAGAGTCCCAGTCGAGCATTTCTGAGCCCGGGACACCGTCTCCTGTTGACCGTACATCTGCTTCTGACAATACAAAAGACCAAAAGTGCAACTACCTGGCCTACCGACGTATCAGTAGCGCAcacacacgcgcgcgtgagGAACAGTTGTGCGACTcgcgtttgcgcggcgccgattTGTATGTTGTGCGTCTTCTCCAGGACGCAGAGTCGAAGGCCAAGGCCAAGGAGCAGCGACGCCGATACCAGTATCGAACGGCAGGCCCCGGCCTTATGCACGCCGTACAGAATGTAGCGCCGCGGTACGCGGATAGCCGGCCATGCTGGCGGTGTCTGGAGTGGATGTGGTGGGCTGGCATTAAGCGCGTGTATTGGACAAGTGTGGAAGGCGTG TGGCACGGCGGCAAAGTAGCTGAATTGCTATTCGGGACGCCGACGATCGACGCGCTTCATTCCGGCGCCTCGCTTGTGCCCGTGCACCTTACGCAGTACGAGCATGCCGCAGCACTACGGCATCGCCAGCGACGAGACGCATAG